One stretch of Sander vitreus isolate 19-12246 chromosome 16, sanVit1, whole genome shotgun sequence DNA includes these proteins:
- the LOC144531181 gene encoding E3 ubiquitin/ISG15 ligase TRIM25-like, which produces MAQQQTLMDRKKLCCSICLDLLKEPVTIPCGHSYCMSCIKRNWDEEDQKEIYSCPQCRQLLIPRPALVKNTMLADLVEELKKTGLQTAPADHCYAGPGDVACDFCTGRKLKALKSCLQCLVSYCEQHLQPHYESPAFGKHKLVDPSKKLQENICTRHNEVKKIFCRTDQQCICIHCSLDEHEGHDTVLALTERTEKQGELGTSRQKIQQRIQDREKEVKLLRQEAEAINHSADEAVEESEKIFTDLICLIEKRSSDVTQQIRCHQKTEVNRVKELQEKLQQEITELRRKDAALEQLSHRKDHTEFLQKYSSLSCLRKTTDSPSINCPMQYFEDVTAAVSEVRDKLQDILSDVWTKISEPEADVLLPQAEPKTRGEFLQYSHQTRLDPNTANTRLLLSEGDTKATVMSGKQVYPSHPDRFTDMFQVLSGESLSGRHYWEVERSGYEVSVAVAYRDISRTGYKSGFGNDDKCWALECFKNRFEFRHNSITTIISGPQSSRVGVYLDHRGGVLSFYSVSESMTLLHRVQTTFTQPLYPALGVFATYSNDSAAMFSKLE; this is translated from the coding sequence ATGGCGCAGCAACAAACCCTAATGGATCGTAAAAAACTTTGCTGTTCCATCTGTCTGGATCTACTGAAGGAGCCAGTGACTATTCCCTGTGGACACAGCTACTGTATGAGCTGTATTAAAAGGAACTGGGATGAAGAGGATCAGAAGGAAATCTACAGCTGTCCTCAGTGCAGACAGCTCCTTATACCGAGGCCTGCCTTGGTGAAAAACACCATGTTGGCAGATTTAgtggaggagctgaagaagaCAGGACTCCAAACTGCTCCGGCTGATCACTGCTATGCCGGACCTGGAGATGTGGCCTGTGATTTCTGCACTGGGAGAAAGCTGAAAGCTCTCAAGTCCTGTCTGCAGTGTCTGGTCTCTTACTGTGAGCAGCACCTCCAGCCTCACTATGAATCCCCTGCCTTTGGAAAACACAAGCTGGTCGACCCCTCCAAGAAGCTCCAGGAGAACATCTGTACTCGTCACAACGAGGTGAAGAAGATTTTCTGCCGTACTGATCAGCAATGTATATGTATTCACTGCTCCTTGGATGAACATGAAGGCCACGACACAGTCTTGGCTTTAACAGAAAGGACTGAGAAGCAGGGAGAGCTCGGAACGAGTCGGCAAAAGATCCAGCAGAGAAtccaggacagagagaaagaagtgaAGCTGCTTCGGCAGGAGGCGGAGGCCATCAATCACTCTGCTGATGAAGCTGTGGAGGAAAGCGAGAAGATCTTCACAGATCTCATCTGTCTCATTGAGAAAAGAAGCTCAGATGTGACGCAGCAGATCAGATGTCATCAGAAAACTGAAGTGAATCGAGTCAAAGAGCTTcaggagaagctgcagcaggaGATCACCGAACTGAGGAGGAAAGACGCTGCGCTGGAGCAGCTCTCGCACAGAAAGGACCACACCGAGTTTCTACAGAAGTACTCCTCGCTGTCATGTCTTAGGAAAACTACAGACTCGCCCAGCATTAACTGCCCTATGCAATACTTTGAGGATGTGACAGCAGCTGTGTCGGAAGTCAGAGATAAACTACAGGACATTCTGAGCGACGTGTGGACCAAGATATCCGAGCCTGAAGCGGATGTTTTACTGCCACAGGCGGAGCCAAAAACCAGAGGTGAATTCTTACAGTATTCACATCAAACCAGACTGGATccaaacacagcaaacacacgGTTGTTATTATCTGAAGGGGACACAAAAGCAACAGTGATGAGTGGAAAACAGGTGTATCCTAGTCATCCAGACAGATTTACTGACATGTTTCAAGTTCTGAGTGGAGAGAGTCTGAGCGGACGTCATTACTGGGAGGTGGAGAGGAGCGGATATGAAGTTTCAGTAGCAGTTGCATACAGGGATATCAGCAGAACAGGGTACAAAAGTGGTTTCGGAAATGATGACAAGTGTTGGGCATTAGAGTGTTTCAAAAACAGGTTTGAGTTCAGACATAACAGTATTACCACTATTATCTCAGGCCCtcagtcctccagagtaggaGTGTACCTGGATCACAGGGGAGGTGTTCTGTCCTTCTACAGCGTCTCTGAATCCATGACTCTCCTCCACAGAGTCCAgaccacattcactcagccgCTCTATCCAGCACTGGGGGTTTTTGCTACATATAGTAATGATTCTGCTGCTATGTTCTCTAAGCTTGAGTAG
- the brcc3 gene encoding lys-63-specific deubiquitinase — MAVSAVHLESDAFLVCMNHALSTEKEEVMGLCIGEVEVTRIVHIYSVIILRRSDKRKDRVEISPEQLSAASTEAERLADITGRPLRVVGWYHSHPHITVWPSHVDVRTQAMYQMLDQCFVGLIFSCFIEDKNTKTGRVLYTCFQSVQAQKGSEYERVEIPVHVVPREAIGKVCLESAVELPRILCQEEQDTYRKIHSLAHLDPVTKIHNGSVFTKNLCSQMSAVSGPLLQWLEDRLEQNKQSIVELQREKERLLQELAL; from the coding sequence ATGGCAGTGAGCGCCGTTCACCTGGAGTCAGACGCCTTTCTGGTGTGTATGAATCACGCGTTGAgcacagaaaaagaagaggtGATGGGTTTGTGTATCGGAGAAGTGGAAGTCACCCGTATCGTCCATATTTACTCGGTCATCATCCTCCGCCGCTCGGACAAGAGGAAGGACCGGGTAGAGATCTCCCCTGAGCAGCTGTCCGCGGCCTCCACGGAGGCGGAGAGGCTGGCCGACATCACCGGCAGGCCGTTGCGGGTGGTCGGCTGGTACCACTCCCACCCGCACATCACTGTGTGGCCCTCCCACGTCGACGTGAGGACCCAGGCCATGTACCAGATGCTGGACCAGTGCTTTGTGGGTCTCATTTTTTCCTGTTTCATAGAGGACAAGAACACCAAGACGGGTCGGGTGCTGTACACCTGCTTCCAGTCCGTGCAGGCGCAGAAGGGCTCCGAGTACGAGCGCGTGGAGATACCCGTCCACGTCGTGCCCCGCGAAGCCATCGGTAAGGTGTGCCTGGAGTCGGCCGTGGAGCTGCCGCGGATCCTGTGTCAGGAGGAGCAGGACACTTACCGCAAGATCCACAGCCTGGCGCACCTGGACCCCGTCACCAAGATCCACAACGGCTCGGTGTTCACCAAGAACCTGTGCAGCCAGATGTCGGCGGTGAGCGGGCCGCTGCTGCAGTGGCTGGAGGACCGGCTGGAGCAGAACAAGCAGAGCATCGTGGAGCTGCAGCGGGAAAAGGAGAGGCTGCTGCAGGAGCTGGCTCTGTGA